A stretch of the Campylobacter sp. 19-13652 genome encodes the following:
- the luxS gene encoding S-ribosylhomocysteine lyase — translation MPLLDSFCVDHTKMNAPAVRLAKTMTTPKGDTISVFDLRFCKPNKQIMSERGTHTLEHLFAGFMRTHLNGDGVEIIDISPMGCRTGFYMSLVGAPSEGLVREAWEKSMQDVLNVASEADIPELNELQCGTYKMHSLDEAKEIAQNVLKSGIGFIDNEAIRLEPSKI, via the coding sequence ATGCCTTTACTCGATAGTTTTTGTGTTGACCATACTAAAATGAATGCTCCAGCAGTGCGTCTAGCAAAGACGATGACCACGCCAAAGGGCGACACTATAAGCGTTTTTGATTTGCGGTTTTGTAAACCAAATAAGCAGATAATGAGCGAGAGAGGCACTCATACTTTAGAGCATCTTTTTGCTGGGTTTATGCGAACACATTTAAATGGTGATGGTGTGGAGATAATAGACATTTCTCCGATGGGTTGTAGGACGGGGTTTTATATGAGCCTTGTCGGTGCGCCTAGTGAGGGGCTTGTCCGTGAGGCGTGGGAAAAGAGTATGCAAGATGTGCTTAATGTGGCTAGTGAGGCAGATATTCCAGAGCTTAATGAGCTTCAGTGCGGTACGTATAAAATGCATTCGCTTGATGAGGCAAAAGAGATTGCGCAAAATGTGCTAAAAAGTGGCATAGGTTTTATCGATAATGAGGCGATTAGGCTCGAACCCTCAAAGATTTAG
- the nifJ gene encoding pyruvate:ferredoxin (flavodoxin) oxidoreductase: MSKVMKTMDGNEAAAYASYAFTEVAGIYPITPSSPMADYTDNWAAHGHKNLFGMPVKVVEMQSEAGAAGTVHGSLQAGALTTTYTASQGLLLKIPNMYKIAGQLLPGVIHVSARAIASQALSIFGDHQDIYACRQTGFAMLASGSVQEVMDIAGVAHLSAIKGRVPFLHFFDGFRTSHEIQKVEVMDYAHFDRLLDKEALQKFRDEALNPDHPKTRGTAQNDDIYFQTRELVNKYYDAIPDIVAEYLNEISKITGRDYKPFTYYGAPDADRIIVAMGSVTQCLEQVIDHLREKGEKVGVIKVHLYRPFSTKYLFDVMPKTVKKIAVLDRTKEPGSLGEPLYLDIKAAFYESELRPVIIGGRYGLSSKDVDPAQMLAVYKELEKENPKNGFTVGINDDVTFTSLEVGEPISLTSAYECLFYGLGADGTVGANKSSIKIIGDNTDYYAQAYFAYDSKKSGGYTRSHLRFGESPIRATYLVSNPHFVACSVAAYLDIYDVVDGIREGGTFLLNSIWDEAETVNRIPNKVKKILAEKKANFYIINATKLAHEIGLGNRTNTIMQSAFFKLSGERLGLSFEKAKELMKKLAAKTYAKKGEAIIEMNYKAIDVGADGLVKVNVDPAWASLSTEVAASEELYKGTEFVEKIVKPMNAARGNELPVSAFIGHEDGSFESGTTEYEKRGVGVMVPKWIEGNCIQCNQCAFVCPHAVIRPFLIDDAEMAAAPDGVKAHALDAKGKEVAGLKYKIQVSPLDCTGCELCAQNCPTKEKSLVMVPLGEEMDKGEQVNADYLFKKVTYKSDLVGKGNVKNVGFAQPYFEFHGACPGCGETPYITLVTRLFGDHMIVANATGCSSIYGGSAPSTPYRKDDNGRGVAWANSLFEDNAEFGMGMKVATETIRHRIEDIMLRTKDAVPNQLSALYNDWIESKNTSANIEVANKLIPILEQNPSAEGVKELLGLKSYLRRKSQWIIGGDGWAYDIGYGGLDHVLASGENVNILVLDTEVYSNTGGQSSKSSRMGSVAQFTAAGKPMQKKDLGYIAMTYENIFVAQINSNASQANVLKAITEAEAYEGPSLIIAYSPCIAHGIKGGLSHSGNHAEIATKCGYWPTYIYDPRLIKEGKNPLKITSKEPDWSLYDEFLLNEVRYNSLAKQNPEHAAELLAHNKADSKRRWRQLKRLAESDFSDEAGEEQAAVIGD, translated from the coding sequence ATGAGTAAAGTTATGAAAACAATGGACGGCAACGAGGCTGCCGCATATGCCTCTTATGCCTTTACAGAGGTAGCTGGAATTTACCCTATTACTCCAAGCTCACCTATGGCTGACTACACCGACAACTGGGCTGCCCACGGTCATAAGAACCTATTCGGGATGCCTGTAAAAGTAGTCGAAATGCAAAGCGAAGCGGGTGCTGCTGGTACGGTACATGGCTCATTGCAAGCTGGTGCACTTACTACTACTTACACAGCTTCACAGGGTCTATTACTAAAAATACCTAACATGTATAAGATAGCAGGTCAACTATTACCAGGCGTAATCCATGTCTCAGCCCGCGCTATCGCATCTCAAGCGCTATCTATTTTTGGTGATCACCAAGACATCTATGCCTGTCGACAAACTGGCTTTGCAATGCTAGCTAGCGGTAGCGTGCAAGAGGTAATGGACATCGCTGGTGTAGCCCACCTATCTGCAATCAAGGGTCGTGTACCATTCCTTCACTTCTTTGATGGCTTTAGAACTAGCCACGAAATTCAAAAAGTCGAGGTCATGGACTACGCTCACTTTGATCGCTTGCTAGACAAAGAGGCTTTGCAAAAATTTAGAGACGAAGCGCTAAACCCAGATCATCCAAAAACTCGCGGTACAGCACAAAACGACGACATTTACTTTCAAACTCGTGAGCTAGTAAACAAATACTACGACGCAATACCTGATATAGTAGCTGAGTATCTAAATGAAATTTCAAAAATCACAGGACGCGACTATAAGCCATTTACATATTATGGAGCACCGGATGCAGATCGCATAATAGTAGCTATGGGCTCAGTAACTCAATGTCTAGAGCAGGTAATAGATCACCTAAGAGAAAAAGGCGAAAAAGTAGGCGTAATAAAAGTACACCTTTATAGACCATTTAGTACTAAATACCTATTTGACGTTATGCCAAAAACAGTCAAAAAAATCGCTGTACTTGACCGCACAAAAGAGCCAGGCAGCCTAGGCGAGCCACTATATCTTGATATTAAAGCGGCATTTTATGAGTCTGAACTACGTCCAGTAATTATAGGTGGGCGCTATGGTCTAAGCTCAAAAGACGTAGATCCAGCACAAATGCTAGCTGTATATAAAGAACTAGAAAAAGAAAACCCAAAGAACGGCTTTACTGTCGGTATTAATGACGATGTTACATTTACATCTCTTGAAGTTGGTGAACCAATTAGCTTAACTTCTGCTTATGAATGTCTATTCTATGGATTAGGAGCAGATGGCACAGTTGGCGCAAATAAAAGCTCAATTAAAATCATAGGCGATAACACAGACTACTATGCACAGGCATATTTTGCATATGATAGTAAAAAATCTGGCGGCTACACTAGAAGCCACCTACGATTTGGTGAAAGCCCAATCCGCGCTACATACTTAGTATCTAATCCTCACTTTGTAGCCTGCTCGGTCGCAGCTTACCTAGATATTTATGATGTCGTTGACGGTATTAGAGAAGGCGGTACGTTCTTATTAAACTCAATCTGGGATGAGGCTGAAACAGTAAATAGAATACCAAATAAAGTCAAAAAAATCCTAGCTGAGAAAAAGGCAAATTTCTACATCATTAACGCTACAAAACTAGCTCACGAAATAGGTCTAGGTAACCGAACAAACACAATCATGCAGTCAGCTTTCTTTAAGCTTTCAGGCGAGCGCCTAGGACTAAGCTTTGAAAAAGCAAAAGAACTGATGAAAAAACTAGCCGCTAAAACTTACGCAAAAAAAGGCGAAGCTATTATCGAGATGAACTACAAGGCTATCGACGTAGGCGCAGATGGTCTAGTAAAAGTAAATGTAGATCCGGCTTGGGCTAGCCTATCAACAGAAGTAGCCGCAAGTGAAGAGCTTTACAAAGGTACTGAATTTGTCGAAAAAATAGTCAAGCCTATGAATGCCGCTCGCGGTAACGAACTACCAGTTTCAGCCTTTATCGGACATGAGGACGGTAGCTTTGAATCAGGTACAACAGAATATGAGAAACGTGGCGTAGGCGTAATGGTTCCAAAATGGATAGAGGGAAATTGTATCCAGTGTAACCAGTGTGCCTTTGTTTGCCCTCACGCAGTTATCCGCCCATTCCTTATAGATGATGCTGAAATGGCAGCCGCTCCAGATGGTGTAAAAGCTCACGCGCTTGACGCAAAAGGCAAAGAAGTAGCTGGACTAAAATATAAAATTCAAGTAAGCCCACTAGATTGTACAGGCTGCGAGCTGTGTGCTCAAAACTGCCCTACAAAAGAGAAATCTCTCGTTATGGTTCCACTTGGTGAAGAGATGGATAAAGGTGAGCAAGTAAACGCTGATTATCTATTTAAAAAAGTAACTTATAAATCAGATCTAGTAGGCAAGGGTAACGTCAAAAACGTAGGCTTTGCGCAGCCATATTTTGAATTCCACGGCGCTTGCCCAGGTTGTGGTGAAACTCCATACATCACTCTAGTAACTCGTCTATTTGGCGATCATATGATAGTAGCAAACGCAACTGGTTGTAGCTCAATCTACGGCGGCTCAGCTCCATCTACCCCATATCGCAAAGATGACAATGGACGTGGTGTAGCATGGGCAAACAGCCTATTTGAGGACAATGCTGAGTTTGGTATGGGTATGAAGGTAGCTACTGAAACTATCCGCCACAGAATAGAAGATATAATGCTACGCACAAAAGACGCAGTGCCAAATCAACTATCAGCTCTATATAACGACTGGATAGAGTCTAAAAACACTAGCGCAAATATAGAAGTAGCCAATAAACTAATTCCTATTCTAGAGCAAAATCCAAGCGCAGAAGGCGTAAAAGAGCTACTAGGACTTAAGTCTTATTTGCGCCGCAAATCTCAATGGATAATCGGTGGCGACGGCTGGGCATATGATATCGGCTACGGCGGTCTTGATCACGTCCTAGCAAGTGGAGAGAACGTAAACATCCTAGTGCTTGATACAGAAGTTTATTCAAACACTGGCGGACAAAGCTCAAAATCAAGCCGCATGGGCTCAGTAGCGCAATTTACAGCTGCTGGTAAACCTATGCAGAAAAAAGATCTAGGCTACATTGCAATGACTTATGAAAACATTTTCGTCGCACAAATCAACTCAAATGCTAGCCAAGCAAACGTACTAAAAGCTATCACAGAAGCTGAAGCCTATGAAGGCCCAAGCCTAATCATCGCTTACTCTCCTTGTATAGCTCACGGCATTAAAGGTGGACTAAGCCACTCTGGCAA
- a CDS encoding UDP-glucose/GDP-mannose dehydrogenase family protein, whose product MKIAVIGTGYVGLVTGACLAKMGNDVLCIDIDESKINALKEGKIPIYEPGLGEIVAECTANGTLKFDTCIKRALSFASVLFIAVGTPMGADGQADLRFVLEVAKSIGEHISKPLIIVDKSTVPVGTAQKVRECVQSELNRRGAQVEFDVVSNPEFLKEGAAVEDFLKPDRVIVGSDSERASAVMRELYAPFMKNHDRFILMDIKSAEMTKYAANAMLATKISFINEMAAICELVGADINKVRKGIGSDPRIGYSFIYPGCGYGGSCFPKDVEALIFTARSNGFTPLILQAVENRNKAQKKVLFEKIYTYFEGDLKGKKIALWGLAFKPNTDDMREASSITLINFLNNAGASVIAYDPKANNEAQKYLKDADITYASNKYDALNNADALALVTEWSEFRSPDFDEVKNRLKTPVIFDGRNQYDASTLAKLGFEYYQIGVKS is encoded by the coding sequence ATGAAAATAGCAGTTATAGGCACAGGTTATGTTGGGCTAGTTACTGGCGCGTGTCTAGCAAAAATGGGAAACGACGTGCTTTGCATAGACATAGACGAGAGTAAAATCAATGCGCTAAAAGAGGGCAAAATCCCCATTTACGAGCCTGGGCTTGGCGAGATAGTGGCTGAGTGTACGGCAAATGGCACGCTTAAATTTGACACCTGCATAAAGCGCGCGCTTAGCTTTGCGAGCGTGCTTTTTATCGCGGTTGGCACGCCTATGGGAGCAGATGGTCAGGCGGACTTGCGATTTGTGCTAGAAGTGGCAAAAAGCATAGGCGAGCATATCAGCAAGCCTCTAATCATAGTCGATAAATCAACCGTCCCAGTAGGCACAGCCCAAAAGGTAAGAGAGTGCGTGCAATCTGAGCTAAATAGGCGTGGTGCTCAGGTAGAATTTGATGTCGTTAGCAACCCTGAGTTTTTAAAAGAGGGTGCTGCGGTGGAGGATTTTTTAAAGCCAGATCGCGTAATAGTGGGTAGTGATAGCGAGCGTGCAAGTGCCGTTATGCGCGAGCTTTATGCGCCATTTATGAAAAATCACGACCGCTTTATCCTAATGGATATAAAAAGCGCAGAGATGACAAAATATGCCGCAAATGCAATGCTTGCGACAAAAATCAGCTTCATCAACGAAATGGCAGCCATCTGCGAACTCGTGGGCGCAGACATAAACAAAGTCCGAAAAGGCATCGGTAGCGACCCACGCATAGGCTATAGCTTCATTTACCCAGGGTGCGGATACGGCGGAAGCTGCTTTCCAAAAGATGTCGAGGCACTTATATTTACAGCTCGCTCAAACGGCTTTACCCCACTTATCCTTCAAGCCGTTGAAAACCGCAACAAAGCCCAAAAAAAGGTGCTTTTTGAAAAAATTTATACCTATTTTGAAGGCGATTTAAAAGGCAAAAAAATCGCCCTTTGGGGGCTTGCATTTAAGCCAAATACAGACGATATGAGAGAGGCTAGCTCGATCACTTTAATAAACTTCCTAAATAACGCAGGTGCTAGCGTCATAGCTTACGATCCAAAAGCTAACAATGAGGCGCAAAAATACCTAAAAGACGCAGATATAACATATGCCTCAAACAAATACGATGCACTAAATAACGCCGATGCACTGGCACTTGTAACTGAGTGGAGTGAGTTTCGCTCACCTGATTTTGACGAGGTAAAAAACAGACTTAAAACCCCCGTAATCTTTGATGGACGCAATCAGTACGATGCCAGTACTCTTGCAAAACTCGGCTTTGAATATTATCAAATAGGAGTAAAATCATAA
- a CDS encoding ecotin family protein, which produces MQGCASAFKTGAKSEKSINLKELFPAQISGKQRQIITLKEIKNEQDYLVIISFGKWLELDCNHYFLGMAEIKEHSLNGYGYAYYEFNAQNGILAGTKMVCLGQKKQNKFIKYSSTLTLPYNHKLPLIFYAPKNVRVEYQIYKRINSGFGYFE; this is translated from the coding sequence TTGCAAGGTTGCGCTAGTGCTTTTAAAACAGGGGCAAAAAGCGAAAAGTCAATAAATTTAAAAGAGCTTTTCCCGGCGCAAATAAGTGGCAAACAAAGGCAAATAATCACACTAAAAGAGATAAAAAACGAGCAGGATTATCTCGTAATTATAAGCTTTGGGAAGTGGCTAGAGCTTGATTGCAATCACTACTTTTTAGGAATGGCAGAAATAAAAGAACACTCGCTTAATGGCTACGGGTACGCTTATTATGAATTTAACGCACAAAATGGCATCCTAGCTGGGACAAAAATGGTATGCCTGGGACAGAAAAAACAAAATAAATTTATAAAATACAGCAGCACCCTCACTTTACCGTACAACCACAAACTCCCACTTATCTTTTACGCGCCCAAAAATGTGAGGGTAGAGTATCAAATTTATAAGCGCATAAATAGCGGATTTGGCTATTTTGAGTGA